The Loxodonta africana isolate mLoxAfr1 chromosome 1, mLoxAfr1.hap2, whole genome shotgun sequence genomic sequence tactttttattctttcttacccatctggatgccctttatttctttatgtagcctaattgctctggctaggacctccagggcaatgttgaataagggtggtgataaagggcatccttgtctggttcctgctcTCATCTGGTAGAGTTTTTCCAGAGAGATCCAGGGCCTGATTGGAGGGCAGAGGGGAGGGTGGTTCTAATAGGGATGCCTGTGAGAACAGTGTCAGAGATGGGATTGGGAAAGCAGGCAGAGGTTCTGCTGAGAGCAGATGACCTGGTGGGGTCAAAGGACATCCCTAGGGTGTAGGATGTGCCTGGTGTTGGATGGATGGTTCTGATCTGGACAGGAGACAGACATGATCAGagctctgtgtctgtctgtccctGACCTTCAATGCCAGCACCTACCCCATGGTCCTTACTCACCAAGGAACTCACAGCACCCCGCTCCGACTCTGCATAGCTGATTTCTCTAGCCTTAACATGATAACTAGATGTGGCAAAGTGCCCCAGCACACTGGCTGGCACAGAGTCAGTGCTCAGtgtttgtgaatgaatgaatggtgttgaaaaagaaaacaattgctGGGGCCTTCTAGCCTGGGTGAGAAGAGGACAAAGTTCTAAGGACCTTCACCTGCCTCACTCAAACAGGGTCTGCTGGGGTCCTACCAGGTCTGATGCTACCCTGTCTTGCTTCATCCTCTTCCCCCGACCCCCCCCCCAAACAAATGCTCATGATGCTGTGATACTAATGGAGATTATGGCAGCTCGGGAGGGGAGAATTCGCTGCCTGGGTCTGACCCTCACCCTTGGAGATTGCTTTCTTTCCCTGTACTGGCCTTTAGGCTGACTTTGCACAGAGACCTCAACTGACAGAGTCCCCTTTTCCCACCACCATATTCCCCAGAGGTTTGGCATCCAGGCTtttctgggagtggggaggggaagtGATCTTCAAGTAGTGCAGAAGCAGGAGGTGGCAGTGGGGTGGAAGGGAACTAACATTCATTGAGCAGCTGCTATATGCCAGGCCCATtgcttataaaaccaaaaccaaacctgttgctttcaagttgattccaactcacagaggccctatagaacagagtagaactgccccataggatttccaaggctgtaagctttcaagaagtagactgccacatctttctcctgtggagtggctagtgggttcaagccaccagcctttcagttagcagccaagcacttaacgactgtgccaccagggctccttccattgtTTATACTACCTCATTTATGCTCACAACCTTTGTGGAGTGTGCATTATCCCCATTTCATTTGCCTGATATAGAGAATGCACACTCCATGAAAACGAGGATCATGTCTGTCTTGATCTGAAATCTGGTTCATCTGGTGGTTGGGACAAGAGACATacgagaatgaatgaatgaaaaaaaaacatggcCTCCACCCTCAAGAGGCTCTGTGTTTAGTAGAAGAGAGAACCATGTAAGCACACACAGATAGAAAGCGGCAGGCTCTCTGATGGAGGATGTGGGAAACAAGTAGAAAGGGAAGAGTAACAAAGCCTGCTTGGCAGTGGACAGGAAGATGGACAGTACACCAGGCTTTGCTGGAGAAGAGCTGTTGGAGCTGGGTCTTGGAGGAAGAGTACGGGGTTATCCTGTGAACAGAGGAGAAAGGAGGGACCCCAGGCAGAGGAAATTGCCTGGGCAAAGGCCAGAAGTGTGCAATGGCATGATGGGTCCAGGGAAGTGCTGGTGGTATCAGAGCATCTGCTGGAGCATAGGCTGGGGGACCATGGCATGCTACAAGAAGTGAGGCTGAAGCAGACGGAAGGGGCCAGATCATGAGGTGGCTGTGTATGGGAGGGTGCTCTTGTGCCAAGCCAAGGACTTGAAACTGTTTCTGAGGACTGTGGGGGCCAGTGCAGGTGTGGAACAGAGAGATGGGACCAGATTTAAGTTTCAGGAAGACCACTGAGCAGCCATAGGAAGCATGGATTGGCAGTGCAGAACTGGAGAGAACCAGCTGCTGAAAACCACCGCTAACCACCAGGTAGGACAAGGCTATGCCCATGGGGCTGGTAGTTAGCAGACACAGATGTTTAAGGGGATACTTGAGAAGACTCTCTGAGAGCCTGGATGGACATGAAGGTGGAGGAGATGACACGATGAATCTGGGGCTCCTGGTCTGGGTGGGCTATGCTCTGCTAGTTCGGGAAGACAAAGGCCTAGTGTGTTCCAAAAGGCTAACAAAGTGCTGGACACTGTCAGATAGAAACTACCAACCTAGCCAGCAGCAAAACCGTGTCAGCCCTGATGGTGCCCAGTGCATTGTGGTGTCTGGGGCTGTTTGTGGATTGAAGAGGGTGGAGCAGAGGATGGATCAGGAAGGTAAAGAAGACACAGCAGCTGAGGTCGTGATAAAGCGGGCAGCCCCTTCTAGTCTAGACAGAAGGAGGCTAAGGGATGTGGCTGAAGTCTAGAAAACCAAGAACAGGTCTGGCCATCACACTGCACTGGGCTCTGCTTGAAAGAGGAAATTTACTCCAGGTGGGGACTCAAAATATACCTGTACAGGGCGGGACAAATTCCTGTCAGCAAGGCCAAGAGGGGGCACAAGGTCCGGAACTCCAGGGGGCCCAGCCTGCACCTTCGGGGGATGGAAGATGGCCCTGACTTTGCCCTTATCAGACACAGGTTCTGGAGGGCTTGTGAGGAGGTAGTGAGGGGCTGGCCAGCTGTGGGCCAGTCCAAGCCCAGGCATCTCAGGAAGTGACCCAGACATTCTGCTGCCTCTCTCTGGGCTCCATTtccacatctgcaaaatgggagggTTGAGCTAAATGGCATCAGTGGTGCCTTCTGGTTCTCACTTTCTGCTGTTGACTTTAGGGGTCTGCTGTTTTCTCTGGGGTTGACTCTAGGGTTGGGGGCACACACAGTGAGGAATGGGAAAATGGAGAGGGCAGAGAGACAGAACAGCCACCAGGATCAGGGCCTGGCACCTCAGGGGACCTGGAGCATGGCCATAGTCATTCGTCAGAGATGTATTGAGCACTTGCTAGGTgttgagttcctgggtggtgcaaatggttactgcGCTTGGCTGCTCACCTCCAAAGGGTTGGAGCTTTGgacctacccagcagtgccatagaagaaaggcctggagatctacttccaaaaagtcagtcactgaaaactatcatggagcacagttctactctgacatacatggggtcgccatgagttaatgtcaactccacggcaatgagtttggaggtccttaaggagcccctgggtggtacaattaacacgctcagctgctaactgagaggttaggcactcgagtccacccagaggtgtcatGGAAAAAGaccctgctgatctacttctgaaaaatcagccactgaaaaccctatgaagtgcaggtctactctgaacacatgggttTACCATCAGTCAGAGATGacatgacagcaactggtgttCCTGGTACTAGGTGTCAGGGACCATTCGAGgctctggggatacagcagtgaagaaAGCAGGCCCTATCCCTACCCTCCTGAAGCTTAGAGACTAGTAGGCACCCCGGGGCATGTGGGTCTCCTGCTTGGGGGAGCAGTCGAGGCCCTCTTAGGCCCAGGAGGGTGGAAGACCTCAGCGGGCCCCTGTGTGTGCTCCTTGCAGGTATTCTCCGTGGCGCCCCCGTTTGAGGTGAACGGTCTCCCACGAGCTGTGCCTCTGAACCTGCCCTACCAGGACTTCAAGAGAGATCTCTCTGATTACCGTGAGCGGGCACGGCTGCTCAACAGGGTCCGGAGGGTGGGCTTCTCGCACACATTGCTCACTACCCCCCAGGTCCCTCTGGCTCCCTTTCAGCCTCAGGCCaatgggaaggaggaagaggaagaggaggaggaagaggaagaagaagaggaggaagaggatgaggaagaggaggaagaagaggaggaagaggaagaggaggaagaggaggaggaggcagtggCTCTGGAGGAGGTGCTGGGGCCTCGCAGTAGCTCTAGCAGTGAGGGGACCGAAAGAAGCACTGACCGGAGCCAGGAGGGTGCCCCATCCACACTGCTGGCCGATGATCAGAAGGAGTCCAGGGGCCGGGCCTCCGTGGCCGACGGGGACCTAGAGCCTGAGGAGGGCTCCAAAACGCTGGTGCTTGTCTCCCCTGGTGACATGAAGAAGTCACCTGTCACTGCCGACCTGGCCCCTGAGCCCGATCTGGGCACTCTGGCTGCCCTCACTCCTCAGCACGAACGGCCCCAGCCCACTGGCAGCCAGCTGGATGTGTCTGAGCCAGGCACCCTGTCCTCTGTCCTCAAGTCTGAGCCCAAGCCCCCTGGGCCCGGTATAGGGCCAGGGGTTGGGACGGTGACCACAGGGGCAGTGGGAGTGGCCGTCACctcctcacccttcaccaaagttgagaGGACCTTTGTACACATTGCAGAGAAAACCCACCTTAACGTTATGTCTTCCGGTGGGCAGGCCTTACCACCTGAGGAGCTCGGCACTCGGGTTGAGCTGGGCCTGGGGGTGCCCTCTGATGGGGATGCTGCACAGGAGGGGGCCCCGGTGCCCCTGGAGAATGGCATCACCCTGTCAGGACTGGATGGGGCCGAGACAGAGAGCTGTGCCCTGTACGGCCCTCCCAGGGACAGTCCCTCAGAGGTGGCTGTGGACTCACTGCCCAATGGCCCAGCCCTGGCTGATAGGGCAGTCCCAGTATCCCCGCTGGAGGCAGGCCCTGAGAAACTGGCCACGATCTCTCCCAGCCGCCAGGCCCGGCCAGGCCCACGTCTGAGGAGCCGTATCCCTGTCCTGCTGTCTGAGGAGGACACAGGCTCAGAGCCCTCGGGCTCACTGTCGGCCAAAGAGCGGTGGAGCAAGAGGGCACGGCCACAGCAGGACCTGGCCCGGCTAGTGATGGAGAAGAGGCAAGGCCGGCTGCTGCTGCGCCTGGCATCAGGGGCTTCGTCCTCCTCCAGTGAGGAGCAACGTCGTGCTTCTGAGACACTTTCCGGCACGGGCTCCGAGGAGGACACCCCTGCCTCTGAGCCTACAGTGCCCAGGAAGGCTAGTAGGGCGGCAGCCACCCGGAGCCGGATTCCCCGTCCCATCAGCATTCGAATGTCCACACCTGCCGCAGCCCAGCAGCCCCCCAGTAGACTCCAAGGCGCGACCCCAGCATCTGACACAGCCATCACCAGCAGGTGAGAAACCATTGCCCACCCTAGGGTGGACTGGGGGTGACCATAGAAGGCGCCCACCAGTAGGGGCTTTCCCAGACCCAAGGTCAGGGGCTGTTGAAGATTGGGAGGGACCCTCAGCTACACCCCCTGTCCACCACCTCCCCAACTGGGCTCAGTTTTTCATCTGACTCAGGGAGTGGGTAGAGTAAAAATGTCTGGAAGGGGCGCCAGGGAGGCCAGGCATGGGAAAGGGTAATGGGGGATAGTGGCGTTCACACACAGCTTCCAGTGTGCCATGGGCATGTGAAGCTAAAAGATAAACccagagcacttaactgatgGGAGACAACATCAGAACATTTCATATTAATGCAAACATGGGTATATTATAGAGAAATTTGCAAAATCCTGATGGCCTGGTGCTTAAGTGctgcggctactaaccaaagggtcggcagtttgaatctgccaggcgcttcttggaaactctaccgggcagttctactctgtcctctagggtccctgagtcggaatcgactcaacggcactgggttttggtatgagaatattaaaaatgaaacagaTACCAAAGAAAGCCGCAGCAGGCCTTGGGAGAGTGTGGCCCCTACAGGTAGTGCTCTGGAGGAGGGAGCACCAggcctcagtttacccatctgTGCCATGGTCTCAATCTCATCCAGCTCAGGATATAGGGCTCTAGGGCAGACTTCACACCCAGGAGGATTCTGAAAATgtctccttttttgtttctttttcccctttccaCTTGCCTTCTGTTCTCTGCTCCTCACGCAGGCTCCAGCTGCAGAAGCCCCCGGGGTCGGCCATTGCTGCTGACCTCCGACCCAAACAGCCCTCCGGCGGCGGCCCGCGTCCAGGCAGAGCACGAGTGGGAGCCAGGCCCCacggccccgcccccggccccgcccccgcgcCGCGCAGTCCTGGGCTCCCCGCAGCCCCGCGCAACCCCAGCGCTTCCCCACGGAGCCACTCCCTGACCCGCAAAGAGAGCCCCACCCCCTCGCACCAGGTCCGGCCCGCGGGCCCTCCACCCCGCGGAGCCCCACAGGCCCGGGCCCAGCCTGATGGCACCCGCTCCCCGGGGGGCCCCAAGAAAGGACCCAGAGGGAAACTCCAGACTCAGAGTGCAGTAACCAAAGGCCGGGCGGGGGTCACGGAAGGCCGGGCCGGAGCCAGATCATGACGCCGCGGCCCTCCGCGGCCGGACTGGCCCTCCCCCGTCCCCCACCCTCGCCCCGAAGCCCGCCTGCCGGCCACACTGGAACGGCTCCCAGCACAGCCTTACGCGCCCGACGCGCCACCCGCGGCCCCAGCTTCCCGCCTGCACACGAGAGAACGTGCGGGGACACGCGGTGCCCCGCCCACTGGCCCAGCTGGTGGCGGGCACGGTGCCTCCTGTGGCGGGACGTCCTGATCCCGGTCCCCTCCCGTTCCCTAcccccctcccccctgcccccatCAGGCGGGGAGGGCTCACACCGGTCCCTCCACCCCACCCTGGGGAAGGCAGAGCCACTCTTCATCGAGGACTCCACTTCTAGGCCACCCCACTCATCCCCCAGGCCTCGGCTGCTCTCCAGGCTCCCACAAGGACCTCTGCTTACACCTCCTGCGGCGCCTTTCCCTCCTCCTGACCCTCTTGCAGCCAGATCCCCTCCTTTTCAGAGAAAGGAGCAGCCCCAAATTCCAGAAGTGGAGGCGCTAGCCTCCCCCGGGTGTCAGCCCCACGGTGTCCTGGCAGTTGTGGTAAAGGGGAGGCCTCTTCTCAGCGGCCAGGCTGGGGGCTGAGGAGGTGGGATTCAGGGGCCACAGGTCCACGCAGCTGTGAGGGGCAGGCCTGATCTGCCCCAAAGTCAAGTCCATCTTGGACACCCATGGGGAGGCAATTCTTGGGGGAGGCTTTAGGGTACAAAGACCTCTCCCCCTAAATTTGGGTGTGCCCTCAATGAGAACCACGGGGTGTGTGGGCTGCCCTCCTGTGCAAATATTTCCCAAGGGGAAATTGGAGGGGGGCTTCAAAAGAGGTTTCACCCTCTCCCTTGGCCTCCTGATCTAGTGCTCAGGACCCCTCACCATCAGGAATTCCTTCTTGCTATCTAACCTCAGTTCTGCCTCCTGCAGTTTCAGCGGACTTCCCCCTCTCTTGAGTTCAGTGGAGGTGGAGACTGGCTATCATCTGTGCTCTGGCTCTTCGGAGGTTCATTCTGGGACTCAGCTCTGTCTGGGTCACCCTTTCTACCCTCCTGGCTGTGAGGAATGGGCTAGGTCAGGCCACCATCTCCCCTAGTGAACACAGGAGacacagacaggcagacagacagacaactgGCCCCCTTACTTGAGGTAGCAAGACCCGTCTAACTTCCAGATTGTATGCTTGTGTGATGGGTTCCAGCCCAACCCCTCCCCCAGCTCACCTTTTGGCCTGTTGTCCCCTCTTGCTCTGACTGCAGCCCACGCACCTGAGCCATCCCTGCAGAGGGCAAGGGCTGTGCTGCTCCACGAGTGGGTGTGAGGACTCTTCCTGGGTTCTGGTTCCCCAATAGTTCACCACACCCCATCCTGAGCCTCAGCTGCCTATGTCTCGGGGTGGCAGCACACTGACTGCAGAAGGGACAGCCAACCCTACCTATCTGGGATAGGCTCCCAGCAGGCCTCTTCCATCCTCAGCACCCTGGCCTGGCCACTCTGTCCTTCCCTGGGCCACAGAGAACAAGCCAAGACATCcagggaaaagaagaaaggtccagcGAGCCCCAGCTCTTTGACAGCATCCAGCCACCATCACGTGGAAGGTTGTCCCTGAAGAAGCTGGCcccaggagaagctggtggggcCAGCTGAACCCCCTCATGGAGGGTCAACAGGCTCTGGCGGCCACTTCTATGCCAAGATGGTGGCTTCTCTGCAGACCAACTCAGAGGACTCCAGGGTGAGCAGCCTTCAAGGTTCACCCCACGCTGATCCAGAAGCTCCCAGAACACTCAGGAAACCTCTCCAAACAGAGTCCTCCTTGTCAACCCAAGGCCCTCCCAAGAATCTCTGCTGCCCTCTGGATCCAGCAAAGGGCATGGAGATGGGGCCAGTCCCTCCCCACTAGAGCTTCTCGGAATGACAATCAGCTCGTGCCAGGTGGGGACCAGGGTAAAACCCCTGGTGCCCAGGCCTTGGGCCTGCTCCTTGCCACCAACTGAATCGTGAATGTAGGGCCCCCAGCCTCACCCCTGTCCCAGGACGAACAACACCCTGGTTTGGAGTTAGGAGGAAGAGGGGGGCCTGAGAGAGCCCCAGGCCCACCCCCAACCCCTGCTTCACCCAGCGCTGGAGCTGGGCAGAGACGAAAAACCCAGCTGTTCTTGGGATTCTCGATGTTCTTAGGGCTCTCAACTGACCTCAGGCCTCTGCATCACTGAATGTcaccggggtgggggtgggggttggggggatGGGGAGCTGAGGGGACTGATTCTGCTCCTCTCCCCAGGAAGGATCCAGGGCAGAGAAACCACATCTCCCAGCACTCCTATCCCCACCTGCAGCCTCTTCCCCCTTGCACACTCCCTGCACTAGACCCTATGGGTCCTGAGCACCTCCACTATAAAAGTGTCACCCCTGCACTTCCCCATCACCACAGCCTGTCACTGGCTCAGACAGCAGAGTCTGCTTGCACCAGAACAGACCTTCCCTCCCCAGCTGCACCAAGCATGAAGGGGATACAGGAGAGGGGCTGTGCACCAGGCACAGGGCTCCCCACTTCCCAGCTCCTTGCAGGGGCCTGGCTTGCTCAGTCTTCTCAGCCCCAGGGGCCTGCCCTGGTGGGCatggggcagggagagggagctGCCCTGCCCTTCCCTGAGGAAGCCACTGAAGAATGTTTACACTCCAAACAGAATGTAACAGCCCACCCCCCCAAGTCACTGCATGGCCTCTGCCCATTCTGCACCTGTCCACCCCACCCCCTACACTCCACCCCACACCCGGAAGCCGCTGTCATGAGTAGATCGGGTCTCAGAAGGGAAGTAGTCATCACACCATTAAAAAGCCTGTGGACCTTTCTGTTGGCCTGGACTCTTCTTCCCTTTAGGGGGATGGCACAGGGGAGGAGAGAAGGGGACAGGATGGTGGGCAATTGGGGAGGACTCTACCTCATGGAGGCAGGCACAGCATTCATGGATGAGGGAAAAGGTGCTCAGGGTCACTCAGAAGGAGGGGGACTGCTCTACTCTGTCTCTGACACTGAAGCTTGCACTCTGCTCAGCTCCCTTGGCTGACTCCCTACTGGCCAGAGTCCCTAAATCTAGCTTTgtgcagagagggagggaggaaaaacttTCTTTGTCTCAAAGGTAACAGACAAATGTGACAATGTTTGGAAAATCGAGAATTTCAGTGACTCCCAGGCAAGGAAGAACAAAAATCTATCAAAATTACAAATGCACATAACCTGTGACCCAGCCTTACTACTTCTAGAAATTCATCATATGGATATACTTGTATACTTGCAAAATTACCCTTGTCCAAAGTCaatcattgcagcattgtttgtatAGCTCCAAAAAGTTCTGAAAACTGAGTTTTTCATTAAATTGACACAAACTCATTTGGTACCAAAACCTTGACAAGACCATTTGGtgtcatcaagtctgttccaactcatagcaagcttatgtacaacagaaccgtACATACAACATTGCCCGGTCAGTCCTTTGtcatcctgacaatcattgctgtgtttgagcccattgttgcagccactgtgtcaatcctcctcATTGTGGGTCGTCCCCTTTTttgcatgatgttcttctccaggaactggtccctcctgataacatggccaaagtgtGGGAGACGAAGtcgtgccatcctcacttccaaggagcactctggctgtattttttccaaaacagacttgtccGTTCTTCTggaagaccatggtatattcgatattctttgccaacactgtaatttaaaggcatcaattcttcttcggtcttccttattcattgtccagctttcccatgcatatgaggtgactgaaaatatcatggcttgggtcaggtgcacctcagtcctcaaactgacatctttgctttttaaccctttaaagaggtgttttacagcagatttccccaatgcaatacatgttttgatttcttgactgctgttttatgggcattgattattgatccaaataaaatgaaatccttgacaacttcaatattttctccctttatcatgatgttgcttcttggtccagttgtgaggatttttgttttctttatgtttaggtgtaatccatactgaagtctgtagtctttgatcctcatcaataagtcctttaaattttctttgctttcagcaagcaagattgtgtcatctgcatattgcaagttgttaacaagtcttgctccaatcctgatgtgtcattcttcttcgtatagtctagcttctcagattatttgctcactatatagattgaataagtatggtgaaaacgtacaaccctgacgcacacctttcctgatttgaaactatgcagtatccccttgttgtgtttgaacaactgcctcttggtctatgtacaagtttctcacgagcataattaagtgttctagaattcccatcccttgcaatgttatccataatttgttatgatccacacaatcgaatgcctttgcatagtcaataaaacaggggtaaacatctttctggtattctctgctttcaaccaagacctATCTGACATGAccaatgatagccctcattccaggtcgtcttctgaatctggcttgaacttctgacagCTCCCTGCAATGTGTTGCTGCAACCGTGTTTGAAtcaccttcagcaaaattctacttatgtgtgattttaatgatattgtttggtaatttttgCATTGTGTTGgatttcctttctttggaatggacacaaatagggatctcttccagtcagttgggcaggaagctgtcttccaaatttcttcacatagacaagtgagcacctccagtgcagcatccatttgttgaaacatctcagttggtactccatcaattcctacagccttttttttcaccattctcttcagtgcagcttggactccttccttcagtaccgtcggttctcgatcatatgctacctcccgaaatgacTGAACTTTGGCCAATTCTGTTTGGTACAgcgactctttgtattccttccatcttcttttgatgcttccttatggttcaatattttcccctagaatccttcaatattgcaagttgaggcttgcacttttttttcagttctttcagtttgtgaaatgctgagtgtgttcttccctttggttttctaacttcaggtctttgcacatttctttagaatagtttgtcttc encodes the following:
- the TTBK1 gene encoding tau-tubulin kinase 1, which encodes MSGGGEQADILPANYVVKDRWKVLKKIGGGGFGEIYEAMDLLTRENVALKVESAQQPKQVLKMEVAVLKKLQGKDHVCRFIGCGRNEKFNYVVMQLQGRNLADLRRSQPRGTFTLSTTLRLGKQILESIEAIHSVGFLHRDIKPSNFAMGRLPSTYRKCYMLDFGLARQYTNTTGDVRPPRNVAGFRGTVRYASVNAHKNREMGRHDDLWSLFYMLVEFAVGQLPWRKIKDKEQVGMIKEKYEHRMLLKHMPSEFHLFLDHIASLDYFTKPDYQLIMSVFENSMKERGIAENEAFDWEKAGNDALLSTSTSTPPQQNTRQTAAMFGVVNVTPVPGDLLRENTEDVLQGEHLSDQENAPPILPGRPTEGLGPGPHLTPHPGGPEAEVWEETDVNRNKLRINIGKTPCTVEEEQSRGVGVPSSPVRAPPDSPTTPVRSLRYRRVNSPESERLSTVDGRVELHERRSRMDLPASPSRQVCSSQPAQMLSVDTGHADRQASGRMDVSASVEQEALSNAFRSVPLAEEEDFDSKEWVIIDKETELKDFPPGAEPSTSGTTDEEPEELRPLPEEGEERRRPVAELAVRPRGRSMQTLAEEDLRHMPPQPPPPQLSQADGRSETSQPPTPGSPSHSPLHSGPRPRRRESDPTGPQRQVFSVAPPFEVNGLPRAVPLNLPYQDFKRDLSDYRERARLLNRVRRVGFSHTLLTTPQVPLAPFQPQANGKEEEEEEEEEEEEEEEEDEEEEEEEEEEEEEEEEEEAVALEEVLGPRSSSSSEGTERSTDRSQEGAPSTLLADDQKESRGRASVADGDLEPEEGSKTLVLVSPGDMKKSPVTADLAPEPDLGTLAALTPQHERPQPTGSQLDVSEPGTLSSVLKSEPKPPGPGIGPGVGTVTTGAVGVAVTSSPFTKVERTFVHIAEKTHLNVMSSGGQALPPEELGTRVELGLGVPSDGDAAQEGAPVPLENGITLSGLDGAETESCALYGPPRDSPSEVAVDSLPNGPALADRAVPVSPLEAGPEKLATISPSRQARPGPRLRSRIPVLLSEEDTGSEPSGSLSAKERWSKRARPQQDLARLVMEKRQGRLLLRLASGASSSSSEEQRRASETLSGTGSEEDTPASEPTVPRKASRAAATRSRIPRPISIRMSTPAAAQQPPSRLQGATPASDTAITSRLQLQKPPGSAIAADLRPKQPSGGGPRPGRARVGARPHGPAPGPAPAPRSPGLPAAPRNPSASPRSHSLTRKESPTPSHQVRPAGPPPRGAPQARAQPDGTRSPGGPKKGPRGKLQTQSAVTKGRAGVTEGRAGARS